CGTCTTTTAGGAATTGTTCCATTAACATTTATTGAATAGGGAAGAAATAGTACGCTACATTCCCTGCCACATATATATGTACAATGGGAAATGAAAACATACCTATTGATTTAAAAAAAAACTTAAAAATTTATCAGAATGAGTAATGCAGGCAGTAAAACGCCATGCTGGGTTAGATACTCTTTGATGAACTTTACCGATCTAACGAGTGAGTTACGAACGGTTTGTACAGAAATATCCAGTTGGTCTGCTACCTCTGCAGCCTTTAAACCCGTTTCGCGGCTGAGTTGAAAAATTTTCCGGGCCTGTTCAGGTAATTGCGCAGTTGCTTCCTGAATAAGCCGGGCCGTTTCGTGCAGGGAAACGGTATGCTCCAGGTTATCGTCACCCTCACCTGGATTCTGCTGTTTAAATTCGTTGTACTTCTGATTGCGGGATACCTGGCGGGCCAGCCAGCTGTAGGAGCGGTTATAGGCCATTTTAAAGATCCAGTTCTGGGGAACATCTACTTCGGCAAGTGATTCACGGTCCATCCATAAATAAAGGAATACCTCCTGGATGATGTCTTTTGCCACCCCTTCCGACTTCGTTACTTTCATCACAATCGTATGCAGGCGGGGCACATAGCGGTGAAACAGCGTATTAAACGCTTCTTCATCGCCCTGCGCCACGCGTGAGAACAATTCCTTTTCGATATTTATATGCTTACTATCCAACACTTTATATCCCTATGGCCGCTGTAAACTTACTTTAATTTTAGCAAACGGGAAAAGCGGTGCCGGGAATATCCCCTCCTGGTAGCGGCAAGCGGTGGATTTATACCTGCTGTGCCGAATAATGGAACCTTTCATAAAAGGCGCGTTCCAGGCTTTCGCGGTGGTTGGGATGCGCTATTTCGATCAGCGCCTTACCGCGTTGTTTTAAATTTTTACCAAACAGGTTAACGGCGCCAAATTCAGTAACCACCCAGTGAATATGTCCACGCGTGGTAACCACACCTGCGCCCTGTTTTAAAAAAGGTACTATGCGCGACTCGCCTTTTGTGGTAACGGAAGGAAGCGCAATGATGGGTTTGCCACCGGGCGACAACGAAGCGCCGCGCATAAAATCCATTTGTCCGCCAATACCCGAGAACTCGTACGTGCCAATGCTATCGGCGCATACCTGGCCGGTAAGGTCCAGTTCAATGGCGCTGTTGATGGCAGTTGCTTTTGGGTTCTGACGAATAATACTGGTATCGTTCACATAGGCAATATTCATTACGCGCACCGATGGGTTGTCGTGCACAAAATCGTACAGCTTACGGGTGCCGGCCATAAAACCGGTTACCGTGCGGCCAACATTCAATGCCTTTTTACTATTATTAATAACCCCGCTTTGAATGAGCGGGATCACGCCATCACTCATCATTTCGGTGTGAATACCGAGGTCTTTATGCCCGGTAAGGTTTTGCAATACCTGGTCGGGAATAGCGCCAATACCTAATTGTAAAGTGGCGCCATCTTCTACCAGCGCCGCCACGTTCCTTCCTATTTGTTGTACGGCAGTGTTGACTTTTTCAGAATAGTTGATCTCCGGCAATTCGCTTTCATCCCAAACCATTGCATGTATGTTGTTCATATGCAAAAAGCCATCGCCATGTGTACGGGGCATGCGGGGATTAACCTGGGCAATTACAATGCGGGCAGTATCCACTGCAGCCCGGGCTATATCAACAGAGGTTCCCAATGAACAAAAGCCATGCAGGTCGGGCGGCGATACTGTGATAAGCGCCACATCTATAGGCAAAATATTTTCTTTGAACAATTGTGGGATCTGGCTTAAGAACACCGGCACATAATCACCGTTCTCACTGTTACAAACATCCCGGGTATTGGCAGATACAAACAGGGAATTAAAAAAGAAATGTCCATTGAAATGCGGCTGGTTAAAATCAACATCGCCCATACTGGTTATGCTTACCAGTTCCACATCTTCCAGTTCTGCATAACGCTGTTGTAAGGCTTTTATCAATGTAACCGGGGTGGCCGCACTGCCATGAATAAATACCCGGTTGCCGCTTTGGATCAATTGTACAGCCTCGTTGGCTGTTAATCCTGTTCTGTAACTCATATACATTATTTTAATAAACGCAATGCCAGCATGAAGTTCACATCTATCTGCTGTTCAACTTTTACCAGGCCGGCCATTTTGCGTGGGGGTGTTAATTCAAAATCAGAGAATAATACCTGCTGTTTGCCATACAGGCGCAGGTTGCTGTCATCAATAGGTTGTACGGTATAATCTACATCAAGGATCCGGGTTACACCTGCCAGGCTGATTGCCACTTTACCTTTTACATGGGGAACATTGCTGGTGAAATTACCAATGCTCAGCAAAGATATTTTCATTAAAGGACATTCTTTTGATTTCAGCGCTTTCAGCACGTCTTTGTTCATATAAGATTGCTGGCATTCAAAACCATTTACATCAATGCTAAGACCGCCTTTTACGCCCAGGATGGCTTTGGAAGCGTCTTCCCGGCAAAAACAAAGGGTATCGGGACGCAGGTAACTGGTTATGCCGCAACGGAAATTGCTGATGTTCGTTCTGCCCTCAAAATACAGGTTACTTTCTTTTTCAATCAACCACTTTTCTTTCAGCATGGTGTGGGGTGGCCAGCAAAATGAGGCAAGCAGAAGAATTATTAGAAATTTCATAACCCAGTTTTTAGACTAACCATTTTGTTTTGAAAGAAAAAAGCCAGGTGAAGGTCCGGATACCTGGCTTTTGCTCTCCCTTAAGACGTGGTTGTGAGGTAGCTAGAACCCGACAACAGCTTCAACTACATATCCATTGAATTTGCCTGAGCTGCGATAATCGCTTACAGGAAACTTATTGTATTTCTGGATCACATACTCGCCTTTCAACAACACATTTTTGGTAACAAACCAGCCGCCAGCTGCTGCAAACCGGTCGATGTTGATGTCGTTTGCCATACCAGCCAACCGGCCTGTAAGATAATTGTATCTAACCCCTACAAACAGGTTTTCCTGGTGGCAGAAACGATACACTACATCACCTGCATACTGCTGCATCAACCGTACTGCAGTTTCGTTTTTGGAGCGCCCCTGTGCATTTTCATAGGTACCAAACAATTCAAGCCCCTGTACTTTCAAAAACCCGTTTATCATGTAGGCATCTACTTTTTTAGTGAACCCGGGGTTCAACCTGCCCGAAAAGGCAATGGAAGTTGAAGCGGGCAGCGCAGCACCTGCAGGTACATTTTCCATTACGTTCTGGTAATTACTGCCGGCGCGGTCGCCACCATACAGGGTTAAACCACTGGCGGAAGAATTACTGTTGTGATACAGGCTACCTGATAACCGTACCCGCACTACATCGCCTATTTTTTTATCAATACCACCTTTCACAATGATGGAAGGATTGCGTTTTACGTTATCATCAACAGGCGATTTAATGGCCGAGTCAACATTACCTTTGATCATCCCATTGGTAACGCCCAACATGCCAAACAGCCCATTTTTCTGTACATATACTTCACCGCCTATTTCTGTTGCATAACCATCCATGATGTAACTTTCCATAAACGGATTGTACAGGGTTTGGCCTCCATCGGAACGGCGGAAGTGCGCATCGCCATAGTTCACTTCCATGTGACCTACTTTAATAGTTGTTACTTTCATCAGGTTGTCCCAGAATTTTCCATTGAACGGCAGTTTATCAAACTGAATGTACCCGCCTTTTACCCAGGCTTCGTTGTGGTGACGGGTAGAGAGATAAGTTGTTACATTTAACCGGATGCCTTCAGCCAGTTGAACATCTATGTTCAGGTTAGCCATGGCGGTCATAAAGCCAGGGGCCAGCGGATACAGCTTGTTGGAGCCTTCATAATTGGAAGCGCCCGGGTTTTCGTGTTTCAGGTTCTGATACTGTTGGGTGAATCCAGCGCCAAGTCTTATCCGCATACCATCGTAAGGAATAAGATTGTCTTTACTGGTTTCAAATACATTGATGCCTGATTTATCGTATGGGCGCCAGTAAGCAGGGCGGCCATAGGAGAATTTTTCGTCCTGCGCAAAAATTACAGCGGGCAGAACCAGTAATAACAACATTACTATAATTGTGTTGCTTAAATAAAAGCGTCTCATAAAAAGTATATTTTAAATTGTTTTGGAGAAGATAGTTAAATGGCCGGTTTCAAAGATTTAGATGGATTTTAAAAGCAGGTCGAATTTTACATTTACAAATTCACCGG
The Niastella koreensis GR20-10 genome window above contains:
- a CDS encoding RNA polymerase sigma factor → MLDSKHINIEKELFSRVAQGDEEAFNTLFHRYVPRLHTIVMKVTKSEGVAKDIIQEVFLYLWMDRESLAEVDVPQNWIFKMAYNRSYSWLARQVSRNQKYNEFKQQNPGEGDDNLEHTVSLHETARLIQEATAQLPEQARKIFQLSRETGLKAAEVADQLDISVQTVRNSLVRSVKFIKEYLTQHGVLLPALLILINF
- a CDS encoding acetyl-CoA hydrolase/transferase family protein; the protein is MSYRTGLTANEAVQLIQSGNRVFIHGSAATPVTLIKALQQRYAELEDVELVSITSMGDVDFNQPHFNGHFFFNSLFVSANTRDVCNSENGDYVPVFLSQIPQLFKENILPIDVALITVSPPDLHGFCSLGTSVDIARAAVDTARIVIAQVNPRMPRTHGDGFLHMNNIHAMVWDESELPEINYSEKVNTAVQQIGRNVAALVEDGATLQLGIGAIPDQVLQNLTGHKDLGIHTEMMSDGVIPLIQSGVINNSKKALNVGRTVTGFMAGTRKLYDFVHDNPSVRVMNIAYVNDTSIIRQNPKATAINSAIELDLTGQVCADSIGTYEFSGIGGQMDFMRGASLSPGGKPIIALPSVTTKGESRIVPFLKQGAGVVTTRGHIHWVVTEFGAVNLFGKNLKQRGKALIEIAHPNHRESLERAFYERFHYSAQQV